The Quercus lobata isolate SW786 chromosome 4, ValleyOak3.0 Primary Assembly, whole genome shotgun sequence genome segment aacaaaaacaacattaCAAACCAGCTGCAAATTATACTGtcatcaaaacaaaaccaaactaaGTAACTAACTACATTCAGCCAGATGTAGAACAAGAAGATAAAAAAAGCAGCACCTAACTCGAATAAAAAACTGAAGGAATTCTGCAATGGCTACACATAATCCTATTTTGGATAGAATTCCTTATATGCACAAGAATGACCTGTATCTGACGTCCTGCATAACAACTTGAACAATATCAGCATATAATCCTTTATAATTCCTTCAAAGTTGCAGTTGCTTAATTTTTTCATCATGAATAGCTTAATGTTTGATGTGTATAACTTCATTCAGAACTCTATGTTATGCTGGGCCTGCACTATGATATGCTCCTAGCAGATGATTATTTTGGCTCCAGCATCttcacttttgaattttttcctgCAAACATTTTGAAGTGACCTCCCTTTCAAcatgaatctctctctctcacatacatACATAAGCACAAAATTATATATCCAACTTGGTCTGATGTCAGTAATACAGATTATTGTAAATTTACCCTTTTGGCTTTAGCATTAATCGAAGTGAGTTAATTTGGTTGTTCTTCATCCTGGCCTATATTATTCATGTTGATTcctactctttgtttttttacttgtaCATTGATTTTCACTGAAGCTGCAGGTTCACATTAAAAGAAACTAGTAGAAGTTCATATGAATAGTCAGAAGAGTTCATGATTTGCATACAAGAATTTTTGAGTTGATGAAATAGTAATTACTAAAACAGAAAATTCTAACCTCCATTGCATGTCAAGTTCTCAAACTGTTTGTTGTAGTCCGACCACTTTTCTTCAATCTCCCTCTTTATCCTCTCAGCttccttcttctcctcctctgCATTAGCTGCCGCATCCCACTTTTCCTTCAGCTTCTTTCCATCAGAATagattgttttcttttcttgctttgcttttccttttgttttgtcaaagaatctattttttgttttagctCATTTATCTGTCCTTCAGCTCCAGAGATACTCCTTCCAACTTTGTCGTGCATGTGCTCATTGATCTGTGTTTCAGCCTCAATAATACTACTTTGAATTGTTGCCTCAACTGAATCGAGTTTCAAGAACTTTTGTTTATTCTCATCTAGTTGAGATGCTATCTCAGCCATAGGCTTGATCAGATTGGTGCACCTTTGGATGGTGTCACTGGCTTGGTAGAAACGGATTTTCAGAACTGTGAAGTCCTTTGAGATTTGAAGCACTATGTCTTTCATTTTAACCAAGATGCCATCTTTTTCATCCATGTAACACAAGAATTCTAATGCTGAATTCAAAGAAATGGAACAACCAGGATGACATGCAGAAGAGAAGTCGGTTGCTGATGAGGATAAAAATAGTACTTATTTATATAAAGTATAAAGCTGATGGTAGTAGATAAAGCCATCAAGCTGACGGGTACAGTTACAACCGTCAGCTTCCTCTTGTAGGAGTCAACGAATGATGTTCTAAATTGGGGCAATGAGGGGAGTCCGCAAGACACACCTAAAGGCTGACGACATCAATAAACTGACGCTAGTAAGGCTGAAGGAAATAAATAAGCTGATGACCTTGATGCAAGTTTACTTGCTACCCACGATTGTATATATAAGGAAATGCCTTGCCCTCCACGTTTGATGCTACTCAAAGgatccctataaggaaaggatcccgccaaatacgcccaagaagacttCTATACGGAAAAGACTTTTGTACCAAGGAAGAGATgtcaaccctctactactataaaagtcCCAGTACCCTCACTAGcaaaggtacgcataattcaccccTCGCTAGCACTCTAGGGTTGtaagaagttctaacttgaccttcagagGGTACTTGGCCGGCACCACATTAGTGCTCTCTGCAAGGTCTTctcttttgtgttgtgcaggtgcTATTTCGAGTGCGCAAGTACCCGTGGCTCACTGGTGACTTTTTCAGCATCAttagttggcgccgtctgtgggaaggttTAGTTTAATTGAGTTTATAAGTCATAGCAAGCGCTTCCcggacaaagagttgcatggtacttactcgaTCAATGGCGACCACCAACAACGTTCACGAAGACGAGCCACGACCAT includes the following:
- the LOC115988143 gene encoding uncharacterized protein LOC115988143, producing MKSFYTSLGAYSQSASNSVITNAQSQKTRPGQFNIDKALDMVKNVLATDFSSACHPGCSISLNSALEFLCYMDEKDGILVKMKDIVLQISKDFTVLKIRFYQASDTIQRCTNLIKPMAEIASQLDENKQKFLKLDSVEATIQSSIIEAETQINEHMHDKVGRSISGAEGQINELKQKIDSLTKQKEKQSKKRKQSILMERS